In Acropora muricata isolate sample 2 chromosome 13, ASM3666990v1, whole genome shotgun sequence, the DNA window GAGAGTTTTATTTGGTCGGGGAAATCATTGTATAACTCGACCTCTGTCTCCTGTGCCAATGCATTTTTAGCAATGGTCTGGAAAGCTTGTTCCACATTGATAGCTTCCTTAGCACTTGTCTCGAAATAAGGAATGTCATTCTTTGAGTGACACCATGCTTGTGCACGCTTGGCGGAGACCTACCGACACACAAAGGTATTATGATGAACATCAAAAGTTGTATGTGTTCCTCTGTATGAGAGCTGGAAAGCTGCTGTCCACAGAAGTACACAGTCTCTTTTACCCCCCCCTGCACTCACTTAGATGACAAGTGCTCTAACCACTGCACAGGCCCTATACTATCACTTTCTTGTGCTGAATTGCTAAAATAAACAATTATAAATGACAAACTTACAGCTCTGTTTTCCAGATCAATCTTATTTCCTAATACAACGAAAGGGAAATTCTCTGGGTCTCGTGGACTTGCTTGGATGAGGAACTCATCTCTCCAGCTATCAAGTGTCTTGAACGTACTGGGCTGTGTTACATCAAAGACCAATACACAGCAGTCTGCTCCCCGATAAAAAGCAACACCCAAACTTTGAAATCTTTCCTGTCCAGCTGTGTCCCATATCTGGTTAAAGATGAACATAGGTAGACAggttaattgcaaagaaactaagaaaatgtgtaacaaaaattaataatgatcaCACAGGTGACTATGACTTCCTTTTGAGTTTTTCTAAAGGTTGAGGATTTTGCCTGCTATGCAATCTTTACCTCCTGGGTAATGAAAACGACACTAAAGctcaaaaatcaataattataatttgaaCACCAATCAGGGTCAAAGATATTAGTGACCTTTGGTGTCATTGTTTAAGCTCCCTTTCAGGGTTGCAAATAAGGACCAGCAGCCGGCCAACTTCGTTGGCTACTTCAGAAAGTTTCGCCTGCTACTGAAACAGGAGACAAAATGCCCTGCCAATATGCCTTCAAAAAAGCATTTTCTGATTTTAATGAGCTTAAACGAAGTTTAAACAAGTAAACTAGGAGTGTCTGCAGTCATTTGGTCAGTGGGTTTAGTATGTTACCGCATGcgtggaattcctcgtgctctgGACTGTAGCGCTTCTTCTTTATCAGTGAGGCCGGAATTAGGAGCATTATGCATGGAGCGTTAAGCGATTTTTGTTCCCTCACTTCCccaccctttgctttccactgtgtatcagtgtgacaggGGCCTGTCTTATCAAgggtgtgggggctcatggctgggttgtcaggtttttggcacccaacctccacagacTCAGTGAGTGCAATGAAGTTGTTTAACATTGTCAAATTCTTTCCAGGGAAGCTGTCCAAGGAGCATAATATTATGTCCTTGGACGTCCCACCATGTGCCCTCTGGAAATGTCCACCCTACTTGAAAACTTAAAACCCTTTATTACAAACTTACCTGCATAGTTACAAGCCTGTCATCCACCATTACTTCTTTTGTCAAAAAGTCTGCTCCAATCGTAGCTTTGTATTGGTTACTAAATTTTTTGTTCACATATTGGTTCATGAGAGATGTTTTCCCTACCCTACAAAGGAAAAATAAGTTAATGTTAATAAACCAATTAATTCCCACCCAATCCACCCCAATGAGCAAACTCTCTAGTTTCTATTTGGGGTGGGGTGGCAGGCACATTATACAGCTTGACTTAACAGGGGAGCTGAGGGTGAGTAGTCATTCCTATACACAAGGACCAAACACAATCAGACAATACAAAAGAGGAGATTATGTTTTTCAAACCATATTATTCCCtaggtagaaaaaaaaaacaagcagaCTGTAagagttgaatttttttttttggttatgcCAAGGCCACATGGACTTGATCTGATACTGAAGACAGTCAAAGAAGTCCTTGTAGCCTTTATTCACTTTGAAAAAGTGAGTTAAGTTAGAGAGATTTCATGGCATAGAAAAGCAGCAGCTTATCTCTACCATGCTGTCTAGACTTACCCACTGTCGCCAAGAATAATCACTTTCAGAAGAACCTTCTTCCTTGATGCCATACTTGTTAGCAacaccttgaaaaagtcagcaTATAACGATTACTTATCATCTCTATGTTAAATTTAAGAACCAAACATTGCTGCTACAATTAATTTTGAAAGGAATCATCTTCCATCATTTTATCAAGTATGCCAGATATATAGTCTAACCTAGCTCATATTGA includes these proteins:
- the LOC136895948 gene encoding ras-related protein rab7, with protein sequence MASRKKVLLKVIILGDSGVGKTSLMNQYVNKKFSNQYKATIGADFLTKEVMVDDRLVTMQIWDTAGQERFQSLGVAFYRGADCCVLVFDVTQPSTFKTLDSWRDEFLIQASPRDPENFPFVVLGNKIDLENRAVSAKRAQAWCHSKNDIPYFETSAKEAINVEQAFQTIAKNALAQETEVELYNDFPDQIKLSGDNKPQQNNCSC